The Mycolicibacterium boenickei genome has a segment encoding these proteins:
- a CDS encoding flavodoxin family protein, with product MKVLVISASPREDGNSHLLAEAACAGAESTGHDVEHVFLDEYVDRMLTNCRRCRTTDGLCSLDDRYESLLLEKMLPADGIIYAMPLYFYGMPARLKTVFDRLFCYTANSAPQQEQVVGGITDKTVGVLISCEESYVGATAGVIAQFQELTRYLDQSLAGVVVGNANSRGEIACDPADPLSRARDLGARLFDIRVTDYRLTTVRSNKVWDPVGC from the coding sequence ATGAAAGTTCTGGTGATCAGCGCGAGCCCGCGCGAAGACGGCAATTCTCACCTGCTCGCCGAAGCCGCTTGTGCCGGTGCGGAATCCACCGGACACGACGTGGAGCACGTGTTCCTCGACGAATACGTGGACCGCATGCTGACCAACTGCCGACGCTGCCGCACGACCGACGGGCTGTGCTCCCTCGACGACCGCTACGAATCTCTGCTGCTGGAAAAGATGTTGCCCGCCGACGGCATCATCTACGCGATGCCGCTGTATTTCTACGGTATGCCGGCCCGGCTCAAGACGGTCTTCGACCGGCTGTTCTGCTACACCGCCAACAGCGCACCGCAGCAGGAGCAGGTGGTGGGCGGTATCACCGACAAGACCGTGGGTGTGCTGATCTCCTGCGAGGAAAGCTACGTCGGGGCCACGGCAGGGGTCATCGCCCAGTTCCAGGAGCTGACCAGGTATCTCGACCAGAGCCTCGCCGGGGTCGTGGTCGGCAACGCCAACAGTCGTGGCGAGATCGCCTGCGACCCGGCCGACCCGCTGTCCCGCGCGCGGGATCTGGGTGCCCGGTTGTTCGACATCAGGGTCACCGATTATCGGCTGACCACGGTGCGGTCCAACAAGGTGTGGGATCCGGTGGGGTGCTGA
- a CDS encoding serine/threonine-protein kinase, translating into MTPPPGASRLGTRFGPYELKSLIGVGGMGEVYRAYDTVKERMVAVKLLRTEIAADASFQERFRRESRVAARLQEPHVIPVHDFGEIDGVLFIDMRLVEGASVKELLRTNGPLTPERATAIVTQVASALDAAHADGLVHRDIKPENVLLTPDDFAYLVDFGIAHVGGEASVTMTGVLIGSSAYMAPERFSGGPVGPAADVYALTCLLYEVLIGRPPFETGDLRQLMSAHMFSPAPRPSIMRRGIPRAFDEVVAKGMAKDAVDRYPSAGELAKAARDAAGSAAAPTPAPPLLPPTPAPAPPRLTPPPQPQPQAQPPGTREFSSIYPNPDHTGFTPYPPAPPVVQTPPPATRKPRLSRAQLTLILVTVGLFGIAAVLAAVLASGGDGASTRETLTAPTAPSATSEAPTTTTTTSGSATANVSGTDAQGFVDHTARCPAGSTPAAVIRTESSLAVICQTGPDSFSYRGERLSDGANLQIPTAERSGNGFVAVNPADGARYEVGPDGLTISSYGKVDSSEPPLEYGER; encoded by the coding sequence ATGACCCCGCCCCCTGGTGCCTCGCGCCTCGGCACCCGGTTCGGACCCTACGAGCTGAAATCGCTGATCGGTGTCGGTGGCATGGGGGAGGTGTACCGGGCCTACGACACGGTCAAGGAACGCATGGTGGCGGTCAAGCTCCTGCGCACCGAGATCGCCGCCGACGCGAGCTTTCAGGAGCGGTTCCGGCGGGAGTCCCGGGTGGCGGCCCGGCTGCAGGAACCGCACGTCATCCCGGTGCACGATTTCGGCGAGATCGACGGGGTGCTGTTCATCGACATGCGCCTGGTGGAGGGCGCCAGCGTCAAGGAACTGCTGCGGACCAACGGCCCGCTCACCCCGGAGCGGGCCACCGCGATCGTCACGCAGGTGGCCTCGGCGCTGGACGCCGCGCACGCCGACGGCCTGGTGCACCGCGACATCAAGCCCGAGAACGTCCTGCTCACCCCCGACGACTTCGCCTACCTCGTGGACTTCGGCATCGCGCACGTGGGCGGCGAGGCCAGCGTCACGATGACCGGTGTGCTGATCGGGTCGAGCGCCTACATGGCACCGGAGCGGTTCTCCGGCGGCCCGGTCGGGCCCGCGGCCGACGTGTACGCCCTGACCTGCCTGCTCTACGAGGTGCTGATCGGCCGGCCCCCGTTCGAGACGGGCGACCTGCGCCAGCTGATGAGCGCCCACATGTTCTCCCCGGCGCCGCGGCCCAGCATCATGCGTCGTGGCATCCCGCGCGCGTTCGACGAGGTCGTGGCCAAAGGCATGGCCAAGGATGCCGTCGACCGCTATCCGAGCGCAGGGGAGCTGGCCAAGGCTGCCCGCGACGCGGCCGGTTCCGCCGCGGCTCCCACGCCCGCCCCGCCGCTGCTGCCACCCACTCCCGCGCCGGCCCCGCCGCGACTCACCCCGCCGCCGCAGCCACAACCGCAGGCGCAGCCACCGGGCACCCGCGAGTTCTCGTCGATCTATCCCAACCCGGACCACACCGGCTTCACGCCGTACCCACCGGCACCGCCCGTGGTGCAGACTCCGCCGCCGGCGACCCGCAAGCCCAGGCTCAGCCGCGCCCAGCTCACCCTGATCCTGGTGACGGTGGGACTGTTCGGGATCGCGGCCGTGCTGGCCGCGGTGCTGGCCAGCGGCGGCGACGGTGCGTCCACCCGCGAGACGCTGACCGCACCGACCGCGCCCAGTGCGACGTCAGAAGCGCCGACCACCACCACGACCACATCCGGTTCGGCGACCGCCAACGTCAGCGGCACCGACGCCCAGGGCTTCGTCGACCACACCGCGCGTTGCCCCGCGGGCAGCACCCCGGCCGCCGTGATTCGCACCGAATCCTCGCTCGCGGTGATCTGCCAGACCGGCCCCGACAGCTTCTCCTACCGGGGCGAGCGGCTCAGCGATGGCGCCAACCTCCAGATCCCGACCGCGGAACGGTCCGGCAACGGCTTCGTGGCCGTCAACCCCGCCGACGGCGCCCGCTATGAAGTCGGGCCCGACGGCCTCACGATCAGCAGCTACGGCAAGGTCGATTCGTCCGAACCGCCTCTGGAGTACGGCGAGCGCTGA
- a CDS encoding universal stress protein — translation MLVVLGYDGSLAANAAIRSGAALFPAADAVVVYLCTPPFGSKGLRARLRHSARNVDELIDLVDSESEGEAARLVDTGVILARAAGWNPEPLVKRTWAGEGLGLAQVAEQLEPDVLIVGARGIGATDSKLGSVSDLVVHHAPRAVLVVSQNMISAEYAAVADGPVVVGVDGSKGSDRALAAAGELFPGREVVSVGVDDGSAVDVAAEQPAHRVPRFRGSGAGATADALVAFAEDQRAGVVVVGSRGRSALKKVLLGSVATATLQRTYRPVLVVPGG, via the coding sequence ATGTTGGTAGTGCTCGGTTACGACGGGTCCCTGGCGGCCAATGCGGCGATCCGCAGCGGCGCCGCACTGTTCCCGGCCGCAGACGCGGTAGTCGTCTATCTGTGCACGCCGCCGTTCGGCAGCAAGGGGTTACGGGCCCGGTTGCGCCATTCGGCGCGCAACGTCGACGAGTTGATCGACCTCGTCGACAGCGAGAGCGAGGGTGAGGCCGCGCGGCTGGTCGACACCGGCGTCATCCTGGCGCGGGCCGCGGGGTGGAATCCCGAACCGCTGGTCAAACGGACCTGGGCAGGGGAGGGTCTCGGATTGGCGCAGGTGGCAGAGCAACTCGAACCCGACGTGTTGATCGTCGGTGCCCGCGGCATCGGGGCGACCGACTCGAAGCTGGGCAGTGTGTCCGACCTGGTGGTGCATCACGCGCCCCGTGCGGTGCTGGTGGTGTCCCAGAACATGATCTCGGCCGAGTACGCCGCGGTGGCCGATGGCCCGGTCGTGGTCGGCGTCGACGGTTCAAAGGGTTCCGATCGGGCGCTGGCCGCGGCCGGTGAGCTGTTCCCGGGCCGCGAGGTGGTCTCGGTCGGAGTGGACGACGGCAGTGCGGTCGACGTCGCAGCCGAGCAGCCCGCGCACCGCGTGCCCAGGTTCCGCGGGTCCGGTGCCGGAGCCACCGCCGATGCCCTGGTGGCTTTTGCTGAAGATCAACGGGCCGGTGTGGTGGTGGTCGGCTCCCGCGGGCGCTCGGCATTGAAGAAGGTGTTGCTGGGCAGCGTCGCCACCGCCACGCTGCAGCGGACGTACCGGCCGGTCCTGGTAGTCCCGGGCGGCTGA
- a CDS encoding DUF1918 domain-containing protein → MKAHVGDYLVVKGTTTDQHEQHAEILEVRTEDGSPPYVVRWLVTGHEATVYPGPDAVVVSAAEHSRAAERAAERGERPG, encoded by the coding sequence ATGAAGGCGCACGTCGGCGACTACCTGGTCGTCAAAGGCACCACCACCGATCAGCATGAACAGCACGCCGAGATCCTCGAAGTGCGTACCGAGGACGGGTCCCCGCCCTATGTGGTGCGGTGGCTGGTCACCGGCCACGAGGCGACGGTCTATCCCGGTCCCGACGCGGTCGTGGTCTCAGCCGCCGAGCATTCCCGGGCGGCCGAGCGCGCGGCCGAGCGTGGCGAGCGGCCCGGCTAA
- a CDS encoding ABC transporter ATP-binding protein/permease — protein MNDLKPFSPSIDWSSELLHSLWWLAQAWTITAVCTLAVLTLLARFTTWGRQFWTVTGAYFSGRHSLKPWLTLAAMLLSVIIGVRLAVLFSYQSNDLYSAAQVAVQGWATGNEEVRTSGIRGFWIALLIFSVLAAILVTRVLIDLFMTQRFMLAWRTWLTDRLTGDWLDGRAYYRSRFIDQTIDNPDQRIQSDIDVFTALSGPQPNTPHQTSNGTLPFGAISSIVSVVSFTSILWNLSGDLSVFGIDIPRAMFWSVFVYVAFATVIAFALGRPLIRLSFNNEKFNAAFRYALVRLRDAAESVALYRGEKVERSQLRERFGAVVTNYKHFINRTMVFTGWNLSMNHIIIPLPWALQAPRLFSGQIQLGTVNQSVAAFGAIQDALSFFRNSYDTFAGYRASIIRLHGLVTADEQSRALPKLEVAELATDTDSLVELGDVEVRNPAGEQLIDDLSLSLATGEAMIITGKSGTGKTTLLRSIAQLWPYASGTVRCPQGVNETLYLSQVPYVPLGDLRTVVSYPHQPGDLPDEALRDALLTVALPRYVDRLDEEGDWAKVLSPGEQQRVAFARVLLTRPKVVFLDEATSALDEPLEFMIYSLIRRELPDTVLVSVTHRTTVHRHHNTHLELLGEGRWRLGRVDDVEPAGV, from the coding sequence GTGAATGACCTCAAACCGTTCTCGCCCTCGATCGATTGGAGCTCCGAGCTACTGCACTCCCTGTGGTGGCTGGCCCAGGCCTGGACCATCACCGCGGTGTGCACCCTGGCGGTGCTGACCCTGCTCGCCCGCTTCACCACGTGGGGCCGGCAGTTCTGGACCGTCACCGGCGCCTACTTCAGCGGACGGCACAGCCTCAAGCCGTGGCTGACACTGGCCGCGATGTTGCTGTCGGTGATCATCGGCGTGCGGCTGGCGGTGTTGTTCAGCTACCAGAGCAACGACCTGTACTCCGCCGCGCAGGTGGCGGTGCAGGGCTGGGCCACCGGCAACGAAGAGGTGAGAACCTCTGGTATCAGGGGCTTCTGGATCGCACTGCTCATCTTCTCGGTGCTGGCCGCGATCCTGGTCACCCGGGTCTTGATCGACCTGTTCATGACGCAGCGGTTCATGCTGGCCTGGCGCACGTGGCTGACCGACCGGCTCACCGGCGACTGGCTGGACGGCCGTGCCTATTACCGGTCCCGGTTCATCGACCAGACCATCGACAACCCGGATCAGCGCATCCAGTCCGACATCGACGTGTTCACCGCCCTGTCCGGGCCACAGCCCAACACCCCGCACCAGACCAGCAACGGCACACTGCCGTTCGGGGCGATCTCGTCGATCGTGTCCGTCGTCTCGTTCACCTCGATCCTGTGGAACCTCTCGGGTGACCTCAGCGTCTTCGGCATCGACATACCGCGCGCGATGTTCTGGTCGGTGTTCGTCTACGTCGCCTTCGCCACCGTGATCGCGTTCGCGCTCGGCCGTCCGCTGATCCGGCTGTCGTTCAACAACGAAAAGTTCAACGCCGCATTCCGTTACGCGCTGGTGCGCCTGCGCGACGCCGCCGAGTCGGTCGCCCTGTACCGCGGAGAGAAGGTCGAGCGGTCACAGCTGCGGGAACGCTTCGGCGCCGTCGTCACCAACTACAAGCACTTCATCAACAGGACCATGGTGTTCACCGGGTGGAACCTGTCGATGAACCACATCATCATCCCGCTGCCATGGGCCCTGCAGGCGCCGCGGTTGTTCAGCGGCCAGATCCAGCTGGGGACGGTCAATCAGTCGGTGGCCGCCTTCGGCGCCATCCAGGATGCGTTGTCGTTCTTCCGCAATTCCTATGACACGTTCGCCGGCTACCGGGCCTCGATCATCCGTCTGCACGGACTGGTCACCGCCGACGAGCAGAGCCGCGCACTGCCCAAGCTGGAGGTCGCCGAACTCGCCACGGACACCGACAGCCTGGTCGAGCTCGGCGATGTCGAGGTGCGCAATCCGGCCGGCGAGCAGTTGATCGACGATCTGAGCCTGTCCCTGGCCACCGGCGAGGCGATGATCATCACCGGCAAGTCGGGCACCGGCAAGACCACGCTGTTGCGCAGCATCGCCCAGCTGTGGCCGTACGCCTCCGGCACGGTGCGGTGCCCGCAGGGCGTCAACGAGACGCTGTATCTGTCGCAGGTGCCCTACGTTCCGCTGGGCGACCTGAGGACCGTGGTGTCCTATCCGCACCAACCCGGCGACCTGCCTGACGAGGCGCTCCGGGACGCCCTGCTCACGGTCGCCCTGCCGCGCTACGTCGACCGGCTCGACGAGGAGGGCGACTGGGCCAAGGTGCTCTCCCCCGGCGAGCAGCAGCGCGTGGCTTTCGCCCGGGTGCTGTTGACCAGACCCAAGGTGGTGTTCCTCGACGAGGCGACCTCCGCACTCGACGAGCCGCTGGAATTCATGATCTACAGCCTGATCCGTCGCGAGTTGCCCGACACGGTGCTGGTCAGCGTCACCCACCGCACCACGGTGCATCGCCACCACAACACGCATCTGGAACTGCTCGGCGAAGGTCGGTGGCGGCTGGGCCGCGTCGACGATGTCGAGCCGGCCGGCGTGTAG
- a CDS encoding SDR family NAD(P)-dependent oxidoreductase, with protein MTALDGKVALVTGASSGLGAAVAQLFAARGAKVFGVARDAERMATVFEDVPGGAYASVDISSSEACRDAVSQCIEKFGRLDALINVAGFHQMRHTVSVTDEDWDKDLAVNLNGPFFLCRAALPHLLEAGGNIVNVASIAGIEGEVYSAGYCAAKHGLVGLTRALAIEFTSERLRVNAVCPGGMLTPQTTEFAAPENADWNLIMRIAAPRGMMDVADVAKTIAFLASDDATAVHGAVYIVDAGKTAG; from the coding sequence ATGACTGCTCTGGATGGAAAGGTCGCGCTGGTCACCGGTGCCTCATCGGGTCTCGGCGCGGCGGTTGCCCAATTGTTCGCGGCGCGTGGCGCGAAGGTGTTCGGTGTCGCCCGCGACGCCGAGCGGATGGCGACGGTGTTCGAAGATGTGCCCGGCGGGGCCTACGCATCGGTGGACATCTCCTCCTCGGAAGCCTGCCGGGACGCCGTCTCGCAGTGCATCGAGAAGTTCGGCCGCCTCGACGCTCTGATCAACGTGGCGGGATTCCACCAGATGCGCCACACCGTGTCGGTTACCGACGAGGACTGGGACAAGGACCTCGCGGTCAACCTCAACGGCCCGTTCTTCCTGTGCCGGGCCGCGCTGCCGCATCTGCTGGAGGCCGGCGGCAACATCGTCAACGTCGCCTCCATCGCCGGGATCGAGGGCGAGGTCTACTCGGCCGGATACTGCGCGGCCAAGCACGGGCTGGTCGGCCTCACCCGCGCCCTGGCGATCGAGTTCACCTCGGAACGCCTTCGCGTCAACGCGGTGTGTCCCGGCGGCATGCTCACCCCGCAGACCACCGAGTTCGCCGCACCGGAGAACGCCGACTGGAATCTGATCATGAGGATCGCCGCACCCCGCGGGATGATGGATGTCGCCGACGTCGCCAAGACCATCGCGTTCCTGGCCAGTGACGACGCCACCGCGGTGCACGGTGCGGTCTACATCGTGGACGCGGGTAAGACAGCAGGCTGA
- a CDS encoding adenylate/guanylate cyclase domain-containing protein, which translates to MDATAHGLAHLGAPIVVARDDVGAELRDQTFKRWVWGAAVVSAGGGGIVGAFLAFAAPIVLSPADTQRLLTRGGTVLIVFLAVAVPVMLRVRRRRFAASTAWLSAGRPPTAEEQRMTLGASGEAVRLSAAVWGVGAVTFGSLALTQQVSTAVYIFSVVALGGISTSAVWYLIVERVMRPVSARALDGATPDRRFGPTIGRRLVMAWLLATGVPLFGIAVLAVGYLADVGFRDQRTFAAILILVAVALVVGLFAILIAIRSVTERVTALRRALAQVQSGDFGARVEVDDASEIGRLQAGFNTMTAGLAERERIRDTFGTYVDRDVAEHILRAAGSLEAQELDVTLMFVDVRGFTTLAERLQPTEVVTTLNRLFERIVPIVHDHGGHVDKYAGDGLMAVFGAPRHQDRHADDALGAALQIAEAVHEEFSGSLTVGVGLNSGPVIAGNVGGAGRLEFSVIGDAVNVAARVETATRQTGDTVLLTGATLSQLSSDRGDFEPRPGLALKGKTNPVAVYAPVSARRTPEAVRTNRPCRSC; encoded by the coding sequence ATGGACGCCACCGCCCACGGCTTGGCCCACCTCGGCGCCCCCATCGTCGTCGCCCGTGACGACGTCGGGGCAGAACTTCGCGATCAGACGTTCAAGCGGTGGGTGTGGGGCGCTGCGGTGGTCAGCGCCGGCGGTGGCGGGATCGTCGGCGCCTTCCTGGCCTTCGCCGCGCCCATCGTGTTGAGCCCAGCGGACACTCAACGCCTGCTGACGCGCGGCGGCACCGTCCTCATCGTGTTCCTGGCGGTCGCGGTGCCGGTGATGCTGCGGGTACGGCGGCGCCGGTTCGCCGCCAGCACGGCTTGGCTCAGCGCAGGCCGTCCACCCACCGCTGAGGAACAGCGGATGACGCTGGGCGCCTCGGGTGAGGCGGTGCGACTGTCGGCGGCGGTGTGGGGCGTCGGGGCGGTGACCTTCGGGTCGCTGGCGCTCACCCAGCAGGTGTCCACGGCGGTGTACATCTTCAGCGTGGTTGCACTGGGTGGCATTTCGACGAGCGCCGTGTGGTACCTGATCGTCGAACGGGTCATGCGGCCGGTGTCCGCCAGGGCCCTCGACGGTGCCACCCCGGACCGCCGCTTCGGTCCGACCATCGGTCGCAGGCTGGTGATGGCCTGGCTGCTGGCGACGGGCGTTCCGCTGTTCGGCATCGCCGTGCTCGCCGTCGGATATCTGGCCGACGTCGGCTTCCGGGACCAGCGCACTTTCGCCGCCATCCTGATCCTCGTGGCGGTGGCGCTGGTGGTCGGCCTGTTCGCGATCCTGATCGCCATCCGTTCGGTCACCGAACGGGTCACCGCGCTGCGTCGGGCCCTGGCCCAGGTGCAGTCGGGCGATTTCGGTGCTCGGGTCGAGGTGGACGACGCGAGCGAAATCGGGCGGCTACAAGCCGGATTCAACACGATGACGGCAGGCCTGGCCGAGCGGGAACGGATCCGCGACACCTTCGGCACCTACGTGGATCGCGATGTGGCCGAACACATCCTGCGGGCCGCCGGATCGCTGGAGGCCCAGGAGTTGGACGTCACCCTGATGTTCGTCGACGTCCGCGGATTCACCACGCTCGCCGAACGCCTGCAACCCACCGAGGTGGTCACCACCCTGAACCGGCTGTTCGAGCGGATTGTGCCGATCGTGCACGACCACGGCGGCCACGTCGACAAATACGCGGGCGACGGCCTGATGGCGGTGTTCGGGGCGCCCCGGCACCAGGACCGTCACGCCGACGACGCCCTGGGCGCCGCGCTGCAGATCGCCGAAGCGGTGCACGAGGAGTTCAGCGGCAGCCTGACCGTCGGCGTCGGCCTGAACTCCGGCCCGGTGATCGCCGGAAACGTGGGCGGCGCAGGACGTTTGGAATTCTCGGTGATCGGCGACGCGGTGAACGTCGCCGCCCGCGTCGAGACCGCGACCCGCCAGACCGGCGACACCGTGCTGCTCACCGGCGCCACATTGAGCCAACTCAGCAGCGACCGAGGCGATTTCGAGCCCCGGCCGGGCCTGGCGCTCAAGGGAAAGACCAATCCGGTTGCGGTGTACGCCCCGGTCAGCGCTCGCCGTACTCCAGAGGCGGTTCGGACGAATCGACCTTGCCGTAGCTGCTGA
- the fmdA gene encoding formamidase has translation MPEVVFPLDSTKKFTDQEKLGHNRWHPDIPAAVTVKQGDSFRVHCREWFDGAIVNDDSADDILNAPLTTVHVLSGPIAVEGAKPGDLLIVDILDVGPIPQEDSGPLAGQGWGYTGIFPKLNGGGFLTDQFPDAYKAIWDFSGQKATSRHVPHVEFTGIVHPGLMGTAPSTGLLAKWNTREAALIATDPDRVPPLALPPEPRDAILGGLTGDAFTKAAAEAARTAPPRENGGNQDIKNLTKGSRVFYPVYVDGANLSVGDLHFSQGDGEITFCGAIEMGGFIDLRVDVIPGGMETYGVSENAIFMPGNTDPQYSEWLAFSGTSVTLDGEQRYLDSHLSYQRACLHAIDYLTKFGYSPEQAYLLLGAAPIEGRLSGVVDIPNACATVYIPTAIFDFPVSPSATGPVKIDPGMGAPHSSFN, from the coding sequence ATGCCCGAGGTTGTCTTCCCGCTCGACTCGACAAAGAAGTTCACCGATCAGGAGAAGCTCGGCCACAACCGGTGGCACCCCGACATCCCGGCCGCGGTGACGGTCAAGCAGGGTGACTCATTCCGGGTGCACTGTCGCGAGTGGTTCGACGGCGCGATCGTCAACGACGATTCCGCCGACGACATCCTCAACGCGCCGTTGACGACGGTGCACGTGCTCTCGGGCCCGATCGCCGTCGAGGGCGCCAAGCCGGGCGATCTGCTCATCGTCGACATCCTCGACGTCGGCCCCATCCCGCAGGAGGACTCCGGGCCGCTGGCAGGCCAGGGCTGGGGGTACACGGGCATTTTCCCCAAGCTCAACGGCGGTGGCTTCCTCACCGATCAGTTCCCCGACGCCTACAAGGCGATCTGGGACTTCTCCGGGCAGAAGGCCACGTCGCGCCACGTGCCGCACGTGGAGTTCACCGGCATCGTGCACCCAGGGTTGATGGGCACCGCGCCCTCGACCGGGCTGCTGGCCAAGTGGAACACCCGCGAGGCCGCGCTGATCGCCACCGACCCCGACCGGGTGCCGCCGCTGGCGCTGCCGCCCGAGCCGCGCGACGCGATCCTCGGCGGGCTGACCGGGGACGCTTTCACCAAGGCCGCAGCCGAGGCCGCTCGCACCGCGCCGCCGCGCGAGAACGGTGGCAACCAGGACATCAAGAACCTCACCAAGGGCAGCCGGGTGTTCTACCCGGTGTACGTCGACGGTGCCAACCTCTCGGTGGGCGACCTGCACTTCTCACAGGGCGACGGCGAGATCACCTTCTGCGGTGCCATCGAGATGGGCGGATTCATCGACCTGCGCGTCGACGTCATCCCCGGCGGCATGGAGACCTACGGGGTGAGCGAGAACGCCATATTCATGCCCGGCAACACCGATCCGCAGTACTCCGAATGGCTGGCCTTCTCCGGCACCTCGGTCACCCTCGACGGTGAGCAGCGCTACCTGGACTCGCACCTGTCCTACCAGCGGGCTTGCCTGCACGCGATCGACTACCTCACCAAGTTCGGCTACAGCCCCGAACAGGCGTACCTGTTGTTGGGTGCCGCACCGATCGAGGGCCGGCTGTCCGGCGTCGTCGACATCCCGAATGCCTGTGCGACGGTGTACATTCCGACGGCGATCTTCGATTTCCCGGTCTCGCCGTCGGCCACCGGCCCGGTGAAAATCGACCCCGGTATGGGGGCCCCGCACTCGTCGTTCAACTGA
- a CDS encoding FmdB family zinc ribbon protein, whose amino-acid sequence MSARPDVIDCPDCQGPARRTIAAPNLGRGSSTAMALQDATRASSDRPAVVPGPPSGGRRQKVTTNPLHQKLPRP is encoded by the coding sequence ATGAGCGCGCGTCCCGACGTGATCGACTGCCCGGACTGCCAAGGACCGGCACGCAGGACCATCGCGGCGCCGAACCTGGGTCGCGGCAGCTCTACCGCCATGGCGTTGCAGGACGCGACGCGCGCGTCGTCCGACCGTCCTGCAGTCGTCCCCGGCCCGCCATCCGGCGGCCGGCGGCAGAAAGTCACCACCAACCCGCTTCACCAGAAGTTGCCCCGTCCCTGA
- a CDS encoding DUF4185 domain-containing protein, translating into MPALRRLVTLVSVSSLVLLVSPVGVPTAGADPCSVPTGASARSATPSVPQLPILHLPIGRKPVSTASTPEAAKDTAVAPNTAARAAAAPAASAATRVGWITGPNSDSYARFGISGADLGIVWDNGQTGANNQVLIAFGDTFGNCSVPDQEWRKNTLFRSSDRNLADGITVPNPVPGNIYAGSPVDAARPNFSRQVIQSLGLAATEVTIIPTAGISVGTTQYVNFMSVSQWGSAGQWSTNFSAVAVSNDNGETWTVPVTSIRPSWFNTVPGVAFTWGDQNFQMGAYVRSGGYVYAYGTGAGRGGMPFLSRVVESAVADKSAYEYYTPFGWLKNFPFLAVQVVWAPGSEMSVAWNDYLKKFVMLYTNTTSAVVMRTADKPEGPWSQAKTIVSSTAIPGGIYAPYIHPWSTGSDLYFTLSRWSDYSVMLMRTSLSTGS; encoded by the coding sequence ATGCCGGCTCTTCGTCGACTGGTGACCTTGGTGTCCGTCTCCTCCCTCGTCCTGCTGGTCTCTCCGGTGGGCGTGCCCACGGCCGGCGCCGACCCCTGTTCGGTCCCGACGGGCGCCTCGGCACGTTCTGCCACGCCGTCCGTGCCACAGCTGCCGATCCTGCATCTGCCCATCGGCCGCAAGCCGGTCAGCACCGCGAGCACCCCCGAGGCGGCCAAGGACACCGCCGTCGCCCCCAACACCGCGGCTCGGGCCGCCGCCGCACCTGCGGCATCGGCGGCCACCCGGGTCGGCTGGATCACCGGACCCAACAGCGACAGCTACGCGCGTTTCGGGATCTCCGGGGCCGACCTCGGGATCGTCTGGGACAACGGGCAGACCGGTGCGAACAACCAGGTGCTCATCGCATTCGGCGACACCTTCGGCAATTGCAGTGTGCCCGACCAGGAATGGCGCAAGAACACGCTGTTCCGCAGTTCCGACCGCAACCTCGCGGACGGGATAACGGTGCCCAACCCGGTGCCCGGCAACATCTATGCCGGCTCGCCGGTGGATGCCGCCCGGCCCAATTTCTCCCGGCAGGTGATCCAGAGCCTCGGCCTGGCCGCCACCGAGGTCACGATCATCCCGACCGCCGGAATATCAGTCGGCACAACACAATACGTCAACTTCATGTCGGTCAGCCAGTGGGGCTCGGCCGGTCAGTGGTCGACGAACTTCTCGGCCGTCGCCGTCTCGAACGACAACGGCGAAACCTGGACGGTGCCGGTCACCAGCATCCGGCCCAGTTGGTTCAACACCGTTCCCGGCGTGGCATTCACCTGGGGCGACCAGAACTTCCAGATGGGCGCCTACGTCCGCTCCGGCGGCTACGTGTACGCCTACGGCACCGGAGCCGGCCGTGGCGGCATGCCGTTCCTGTCCCGGGTGGTCGAGTCCGCGGTGGCCGACAAATCGGCATACGAGTACTACACACCGTTCGGCTGGCTCAAGAACTTTCCCTTCCTGGCCGTACAGGTGGTGTGGGCGCCGGGCAGCGAGATGTCGGTGGCCTGGAACGACTACCTGAAGAAGTTCGTCATGCTCTACACCAACACGACCTCGGCGGTGGTGATGCGCACCGCGGACAAACCGGAAGGACCGTGGAGCCAGGCCAAGACCATCGTCAGCTCGACGGCGATACCCGGTGGCATTTACGCGCCCTACATTCACCCGTGGTCGACCGGCAGCGACCTGTACTTCACGCTGTCACGCTGGTCGGACTACAGCGTCATGCTGATGCGGACCTCGCTCAGCACCGGTAGTTAG